In the genome of Microcoleus vaginatus PCC 9802, the window ATTTGAACTTAACACACTCAGGACGATCGCCGACCAATATCACAACTCCTTTGGTTATTCTAAATCTCAGCGACAGCTCGTTCAATCAAACGGCGGGCGAGAGTTTGAACACCAGTGTGTTCGTAGTAGTTGGTAGTCATGTCGAGGAATGCGCCCACGTAGTCCACCTTGTCTGCTGAAATATCTACAAAATTCTGCAAGTGGCCGAGTACGTTTTGCGGAGTCAAACCTCGATCGCCCACAAAAGAGCTCATCCAGCCAGAAACCGAGTTAAAGCTTTCGCCAATAAAGCCGAGTTGGCCGGCGGGAGAGCCCCCTGGAATCATGCCACCGATAGCATTAAATGACGGATTGGATTGCAAATCACTAGGAGAGAGCTTTTGAATCCAAGACTGGGCGGCGAGGATAAAGTCTGGCCCCAAAGGAATCAAACCGTCAAAACAAACCAAAGCAGCCATCCGCATCAGGGATTCGCCGCCGTAGTCGCCCAAGGATGCAGCAAAATCGCCGATGCTGTCGCCGGGAATGCCGTTGATTTGGCAAAAAGCGAGCAACTCAGTGACTAACTTCAGAGAAAGGTCGATCGTTTGAGCTTTTTCTGCCTTGGGAGTGATATTGCCCAGCATGGACAAAAACGGCACATTTTGGGCGACTTTGTTAGCGAGGGCGGCAGTGCCCAAAGCCTTGTCGGCGTTGTCAATAGTTTGGTAGAGCCAGAGAGCGCGCTGGTAGCCCTCAGATTTATCGTTGTAGAGGTAGATGGCGCGCTCGCCAATTTGCTGAATCAGTTCTTCGTCAGTTTCGCCTGTAACGGTGCGAATGGTATTTTCAAAGCCAACTAAATTGTTCCACTCGCCGGGAACCACAAAGTCAAGCGCTCGCAGGGCTTTGACAGTCATGTTGTCTTGAGGCAGTTGATCGACTAATTCAAAGACTGTTTTGCTCACAAAAAACTCCTTATACTGGAACGAAAATCAAAGGTATTACTTTTGGCAGATTGCAAAACTTCACAGTCTCATTGTGGCAGACTTAGTGATGATAGCGCCAGACTTGAGTCGGGCGCGGAGTTTGACAAAAGAGATTGCTACTTGAGGCGGGCGAGGCCACCCAGGTTAAATTTTGACAGCCAAGCTTCCCTATCGCTAGCGGTAAAAGAGGTAGTGCGGGATTGAACTTTCACCTGATAGCGATTTGCCACTAAAACAGCGGTACCATTAGCACCCTGATTAACGGCGGGATAGCCACTGATTTGCTTGGTACTTTGCTTAAATTTTGCACCTGCGTTGGGGTTGCCGGCGATGTCGTTAATCGAGAGAACCGCGACATTTTTACCGCCTTTGTTCAGCTTAGCTTCAGCAAAACCGGATTTTTCTTGAGCAAAAACGCGATCGAATCCACCGCCAGAAGAGGGGAAATATTTATTTAACTTACCGCCGGCAACTGCCTTCTTGGGCAGGTTTTGATTACTAGCACTTGATTTGTCAGCAGTTGTCTGCTTGGCTTTAGCAGGTTTTTGGGTGCTTTCCTGCTGGGCTTTGTCCCAGCGTGATTCGGTTTGGGTTTGACCGCAGGCGGTCACTAACAGCAATACCGAGATCAGGAATGGAGCTAAGATGCGGCGTGCGGGGGAAAATTGCATCGCTGTCTCCTCATTAGTAGGTTTCCATAACAATTGTGGCTTAGAATTTGGCAATTTGTGTGCTCTGATCGGATGATTTGTCTTCTTTGCAAAAAAATCCTCTGCCTGCCGACAGAGGATTTTTTTGCAATTACGAGTTTTGAAGGAAGAAAACTGAAAGATTGCTCCACAGATAAATTCTGGGGATGGGGGTAAAGAAACTAAGTTTTCGGATAGCCAGCAATCTCAAAACAATTTTTGCTGATTTTCTCTAGATTTATCTAGAAATTTCAGAGCAATTGTTCGTCAATTGTCTTACTTCGGCTTTCCAACTTAGGTCTTACTTTAGGGGTAAGGATCAGGCGTCGCTTTCAATGTAGATAAACAACAAACCCATTACCACAACCGGCATCAGCCAGGTGATTAGCGGAATCATGATCCAAGGCAAGAAAGAAGCAGCGTAGGAACCTGTCATATCAAATTCTCCAAACTAAAGTTAGTGTGTTCCAACAGGGATATTTGGGAGTCGAGTCTAATTATTGACTAAACCCCGGAAAATGGCATCGAGGCCATTAAAGTTTTCGAGTAAGAAGTAGGCAAGAAAGACGCCGCCCATCCCGCCAATGAAGAAACCAGCGGTATACTGGCTCCACCCTTCAGAATTTCTGAGGGCATCGGGGGTCATGGGATTAGCGCTAGGGTAGCTGGTGTTGTCTTGTTTGAAAGAGACTAAACCGTAAAGAGACAGACCTATTGTGCCAAGCAGAACTAAGACGAGGGCTGTATATAATCCGCCGAGATTAGCTGCTTCTCCATAATCCCGCAGGGGTCCGAAGACGATTTGGGGGCCGATGAGGAAATAACCGTGTGCCAAACCGATTTCTAGACCTCGAACTAGGGGCGAGAGTCCTTTGCGGTAGATGGGCAAGTTCCCAAGGTATGCTTTTGTGAAATCAGAAGCACTGATGGGGGTGGCTAGATGACCCGTGAAGGGGTCGCCGTTAAAGGGTTTAATAAGCTCTGCATCTCTGGGATCGGGCATATTCTGTTTGTCCTCGCAGTTTAATAAAGTTGAGGCGTTCAAGTCATATTTTACGCAGGGAGGTGTTTCCTATTTGCATAATTGGCAGCAAGCTTTAGAAAAGTTCACTATTCTTTAGTTTTTGGAAGAATTTTTCTTTTGCCTCTTATACCAGAAAGCGAGTCGATCGGGCGACACTCCTAGGAAATAAGCGATGATTACTATTTGATTAATGGCGGTGGTTTTGATGACCCCAAGCTGCTGCCAGCGACGGGCGGAGGTCTGCACTGGCTGGGGTACTATTTCAATGCGGCCTTGTTTTTTCAATCGGCGCACGAATTCAAAGTCTTCCATGAGGGGCAAGTCGGGAAAACCGCCGATTTTCTCAAAGGTAACTGCGTGGAGGAAAATAGCTTGGTCGCCGTAGGGCATTTCCAAAAAGTTCGATCGCCAGTTTACCCCTGTTTCTACCAGCCGGAGGCTGAGCCTGCAGGCGTCAATCTTGAGTTCAAAGGCACCTGCTACAGCAGACGGGTTAGCTAGTACCTGACGCGCGCTATCGTCGTACCCGCGAGGCAAAAGAGTGTCTCCGTGGAGAAACAGCAGTATATCTCCAGTAGCTGCCGCAGCACCTGCATTCATTTGGGTGGCGCGGCCTGGGGCGGTGGAGATAACTCGCACGCCCAAAGATTTTGCTATATCTGCTGTACCGTCGCTGCTGCCGCCGTCGGCGACAATTATTTCGACATTTTTGGCCTCAAGGGCGGTGGAGATGACTCGGGCAATTGTAGGTGCTTCGTTTAAGACTGGAAGGATAATGGAAATTGTGAGATTGGGATTTTCTGGCGACATACAGAATTAAGCAGCCCGTGAGAGAGGGCGGGTTTTGTACAAAGCTTATCTGTTATTTAGCCAATTTTTTACGCCGGGTTCGCCCCTACATTGGGCCTTAAGATGGGAGGGCGAGTTTTGTACAAAACAGAGCTGTTAGTTGCTAATTTTTTACGCCGGGCCCGCGCCTACATTGGGCTTTCCTCTGCCAGGGCGGGTTTCGTACAAAGCAGAGCTGTTAGTTGCTCATTTATTTGCTAATTTTTGGCTTTTTATCGCGCCTGGGACTATTGTCCCAAGCGCTGCCTAACCACTACTGATATTCAGCATTTGGTTAGACAAATACACTTACTATATTATGATCTTCTGGTTTAATAATCAAGTATTTTTCTCAAATTATATATGACAATTCCTAATAAGTGAGAAACCTTAAATAGACTTTAGTTCTTTCAATATATTAATATCTAAACCGAGGAGGTCTTCTGGTAGATCGATATCTGCAAGAGTGGGAAGATAAGCAATATTGAGGTCTAGCTTTTGCGCGATCGCCCGCGTACAAGCAAATACTTCACTGGTTCCCCAGTGAATGCCAGCGAACAATTCCGGTATCGATCGCCGCAACCCTATCAGATAATAACCTCCGTCTTGGGCGGGGCCCAAAACTAAATCATGTTGGCTCAGTTTCTCAAAAGCTTGTGCCATGATTTCTGCCTTCAAATCAGGACAATCTGTACCGATTATTGCAGTTTTTTCCGCCCCTGAATTAAAAGATTTTTCAAACGCTGCTGTCATTCTTGCGCCCAAATCGCCGTCTATTTGATTTTGACAAATAATATCAGTTCCCAACCAGTCTTGCATCAGTTGTTCGCTGCCGCCGGCTCGGTGAATTTCTACCGATAATCGGCGGGATTTTTCGAGAGAGAGAGCGCAGGCGATCGTCCGTTGGGCCATCAAGCGGTGAAGGTTGGCAGCGCCTGTTTTCCCCAGCACCGGAATAAGTCGAGTTTTGGTTGTTCCCGGTTCGGGATAGCGGGTGAAAACAATCAGTTTTTCGGACATCATTTATAGTTATTCATGAGTTTTAAAGGCACAAGCCCCAGAGACGCATAGGAAGAGAAGAGAAGGAGTGGACAACTGATTCACAGATTGCCGATCGATGTTGGTGGGTTAGGCAATGATTTAATTTAATCGCCGCGCCCAACCCACCACACAATAAATTTACTTAAAAATAGCCAGCGGTTAGCTCATTTCTAGCATTCGCTGGATCGGCTGCAAGGCTGCTAGTTGAATATCTAGGGGCATGGTAATTTCGGGGGTTTGATTTTTTAGGGAGAGATACAATTTTTCCAAGGTATTTAATCTCATGTGCGGGCATTCGTTGCAAGCACAGTTATTATTGGTTGAAGGAGCGGGGATGAAGCGTTTGTGCGGAGCTTGCTTTTGCATTTGGTGAATGATTCCCGGTTCAGTCGCGACAATAAAAGCTTGGCTGGAAGAGGCTTGAGAATATTTGAGCAAAGCGGTGGTGGAGCCGATGTAATTAGCGTGGCGCAGCACAGGAGGTTCGCATTCTGGGTGGGCAATTATTTCGGCTTCGGGATTTTCGATTTTGAGTTGAACTATCTTTTTTTCTGAGAAGTTTTCGTGGACGATGCAGGCTCCTTGCCAAATCTCCATGTTTCTACCGGTTTGCTCCATGACGTAGCGGCCGAGATTGCGATCTGGCCCAAAAATTATCGGCTGATTTTTCGGAATTTGGTTGACAATTTTAACAGCGTTAGAACTGGTGCAAATTATATCGCTCATTGCCTTAATTGCGGCGGTACAATTAATGTAGGAAATTACTAAATGTCCTGGTCGATCGGCTTTGAAAGCTGCAAAGGCTTCGGGAGGGCAACTGTCGGCGAGGGAACACCCAGCATTTAAGTCTGGCAACAATACTAATTTGTCGGGATTGAGAATTTTTGCGGTTTCCGCCATGAAATGAACTCCGGCAAAAACTATGACATCGGCGCTGGTGTTGGCGGCTTTGCGGGCAAGTTCTAGGGAGTCGCCAATGAAGTCTGCGATGTCTTGAATCTCGGAGTCTTGGTAATAGTGAGCGAGAATGACGGCGTTCAACTCTTGTTTGAGGGCGTTAATGGCTGCAAACAAGTCGTTGGGCAGTCGGGTTTGAGTGAAGTTCGGAGCAGGTGCGGTGGTAAACACAGTTAGAATATTCCGGGGAAGGTGGCGAAGACAGCTAAAGTGTATTTTGAATTATAGTTGAATTCACCAAAAAGTGCTGGCTGTTCAGTGGAGCCCATCTAATATCTCAAATCTAAAATCCAAAATATGCTGCGGGAGAGTGCAAAAATTGGTCGCTGTTTCTTATGCTGAGTAAGAAGGGGCTAGGGATCGATCGCACATAACAAATGAAATGAATAAAGCTAAATCTATCAAAATTGCGGTGGTGGGGGACGTTCACGATAGCTGGGAACCTGAAGACGGCGAGGCCCTGAAGCATCTGGGCGTTGATTTGGTGCTGTTTGTGGGGGATTTTGGCAATGAGTCGGTGGAGGTGGTGCGGGCGATCGCCCAATTGGACATTCCGAAAGCAGCGGTGTTTGGGAACCACGACGCTTGGTACACCGCGACAGAGTGGGGCCGCAGTCAGTGTCCTTACGATCGCGCTCAAGAAAATTGGGTACAACAGCAGTTAGATTTAATGGGAGAAGCTCACGTCGGTTACCGGAAGCGTGATTTTCCAGAATTGGGCGTAACAGTCGTGGGAAGCCGCCCGTTTACTTGGGGGGGATCGGAGTGGAAGTACGCGGATTTTTACTCGGAGTGGTTTGGGGTAGAAAGTTTTGAGGAGTCGGCGCGGCGCATAGCAGGGGCTGCGGCTCTGGCGGACTGCGAAAATGTGATTTTTTTGGGTCACACGGGCCCGACGGGGTTGGGAGAGGCTCCTGAAGACCCCTGCGGGCGAGATTGGAAGCCGCTGGGAGGGGATTGGGGCGACCCAGATTTTGCCGAGGCGATCGATCGAACTCGTACCACAGGAAAGCACATACCGCTGGTAACTTTTGGTCATATGCACCACAAACTGCGGCACACGAAGCACGAGTTGCGGAAGTCGGTGGAGGTGAGTGCGGAGGGTACAGTTTATTTGAATGCCGCCAGCGTACCGCGAATTGTGGAGAAAGACGGCTCGAAACTGCGGAATTTCTCGATCGTCCTGCTGGAAAATGGAGCAGTGTCGGAAGTGTCTCTGGTTTGGCTGGGGGCAGATTTCGCGGTGGCCTTAGAACAAATTCTTTATCGGGGCGCTGAATCTGCGGCTATTTGTAGTTAGAGACAATTGCTGGTATGATAAAATGAATGCGCCCGGAGAGGTGGCAGAGTGGTCGAATGCGCCTGACTTGAAATCAGGTGAACCGCAAGGTTCCGTGGGTTCAAATCCCACCCTCTCCGTTTTTGAGAACTAGCAAAAAGAACTGGCAAAAAAAACACCCCCGCAGGGGTGCTGTTGCTTACCAGGTAATTTTTCTAGCCAACTGAGTTAACTAAAGCCTTCTTCATCCGCCGGGTCGCCGTAGGGGTCTTCGCTCGCGGGGATCACATTGCCGAACATTCCAGCATCCGCTACGTAGTCTGCCGGGTCGCCGTAGGGGTCTTCGCTGGCGGGAGTCACGTTGCCGAACTGTGCGTAGTCGGTACCGGCGTCGTCTGCGGGGTCGCCGTAGGGGTCTTGGCTGGCCGGGGTCAGGTTGCCGTACTCTCCGTACTCAGCCGGGTCGCCGTAGGGGTCTTCGCTTGCCGGAGTCACGTTGCCGTACTCTCCGTACTCAGCCGGGTCGCCGTAGGGGTCTTGGCTGGCTGGAGTCACGTTGCCGTACTGTCCGGGATTTGAGGCATCTTCGTAATAGCCGTCAGGATCGACTTGCTCGCCGTCTGGTCCGACGATCGCATCTTTTAACTTCCGCAAAAATCCGTCTACCATGATAAAGTTCCTCTTTTTTATGTGTGGAAAAACGAGTGTTTTAGATTGAGAATCCCAGATTTAATTGAAAGTCACGGAACCTGCAATCTAAAATCTCAAATGCTTAGACTACTGTGCGGGAACAGGACTTGTAGCTTCCGGCAAGGTAGTAAGGTCTCGACCGGTATTTTGGTTGTTGTACCCCTGGAATTCGCGGTAACGCGCTGCCTCGGACTCCGGAACTTTAATTCCTTCAGACGGGGGCGTTACCCAGACCGCGCGATTCTGGGCATCGCGGTAGTAAACGCGACCGTTTTTGGAAAGGTAATGTTTTCCCTGCGGCCCCTTTTCTTGTTTATTTTTGTGCTGATTGTAGATGTAGTAAAGGGCGGCTGCTCCTGCTAAAGTAATCCCTACTTTTTGAGCATTGTTCAGTCCTTTTTTCGCTTGTGGGGAAGGAGTAGGGCGGCGATTAGTTTGCACTCCTCCAGCGCGAGTGTTGTCAACAGGAGGCGGGCTAGCGGAATTTGGCTCGCTAGAACCGCAAGCACTCACAAATGGAAAGGTCAGCAGCGTTGTCAGCAGCAGAGCCATGAAGCGCGATCTTTTGGGTTCGGGTTTGATTGTGTTCATTGCCGCTCCGAATTGTCGGGATTACAGGTAGGGTGTGTTCTGGCGAGGTTGAGGAACCTGAGCTGCTGCCAACAGTTTTTAGAGTAAATTAATTTCTCAAAGCAATTTTGACAAAAGTAGTTGCTGAGAACTTAACAGCGCAGGTACGGTATTGCCTTTGTATTTAATCATCCTCAAGTCTCTCGAAAATTGGCTCATTCCAGGGATATAAATAAAGTTTCTTTTATTTCAGTCTGGAGGTATATGCAAATGCGCGCCTTCGGGTAAGAATAAATTCCGTTTGTGGACTGCTCACAGCAAAGTGAAGCAGACGGACGGGACGAGTCCGAAACTCAAAGCAGCACTGGCGAGGGAAAAAAGGCGGGATTTATAAGTCCGGCGGTGTTTAATTGCGCCAGACTGCTTGTGGGAGATGCCGACAATTTTGTTGTGGAAATTCTGGAGAGGTCGATCGCAGTATTGTAGAAATCTATTACCCGCGAGAGAAAGCTGCCGAAGCTTTTCAGATATTTATGAAATTAAAGAATTTATTTACTGCTAGATTGTCCATCGCAGTTGTATTTACTGCGGCTAAATATCTAACTTTTTCAAATCAACCAAACCAAGTCAAGGAATTGCTGCAAACCAAACAGTGTCCCGAGTGCAATTTCAGCAAGGTCCACCTAACAGGATTAGACTTGCAAGGAGTCAACTTGCAGGGAGCCAACCTAGAAGGTGCTAACTTATCAGGAGCAAAATTGACCAATGCCAACCTCAAAAATGCCAACTTAAATAGAGCCACCCTGACGGGAGCTGATTAGGGCTGTGTCGGCATCACCTTCAACCTTGAGGCTAATGAAAAAGAAGCAAATATGGATTTTAATGTCACCGCTGTTCCACAGCAGAATGACCCAGAAAATGCAGTAGTTGGTTTCAATATGAAAGCAACGGATCGAGGAGGGACAATGGGTTTTAACCTCATGGGATGCGCTGACTTCTTGAATGCTAGCTTGCAAGAAGCTAAAATGCCTGATGGCAAAATTCATCCTTAGTAAGGCCAGCGAATACTGTTTAAATCAAAAGAAAACCGCCGCCTGACAAACAGCCAGCGGTTTTTTAAGAAATGAACTGCCCGCCTAAAATTAGTGAGCAGAACCGTTGCCGTGATACTTGTCAGTATCGTAGAATCCGTTTTTTGTACCGAAGAACAGACAGCAAACTGTGAAAACTGCTGTCAAGACTGCTAAAACTAACTTAACGTCCATAATTTACCTGCTGTTGTTGAGTGAGTGCAAATACTCAGATTGTAGAATCTTTTTGGCTGGCGCGGCCATCTACCAGCGTAGCGCCAGATTTGCTGGGCTGTACTCTGGTGCGGCAGTTTCCGGACGGCGAGACGATTCGGGGAATTATTGTCGAAACCGAAGCTTACGGCCCAGGAGACCCCGCTTGTCATGCTTACCGACAGCGAACTCCTCGCAATGAGGTGATGTTCGGGCCTGCGGGTATGAGCTACGTTTACTTAATCTACGGGATGTATCACTGTTTTAACGTGGTGACGGATGCAGAGGGAGTTGCTAGTGCTGTGCTGGTTCGAGCTTTGCAGGTAGATGCAGTTCCCCAACAATTCGCTGGAATTCCCGAGAAGAAGCGATCGCGCCTCGCCGCCGGGCCTGGGAAACTGTGTAAGGTGCTGGATATCGATCGAACTTTAAGCGGTTTTCCCTTGGGTGCAGGCCAACCGCTGCGGTTGGAACACCGGAGCGAGAACTTTCAGCAAGCTGTGGAGGAGGGTACAATAAATTTTGTCCAAACTACGCGGATCGGGATTTCTCAAGGAATTGATTTGCCTTGGCGGTGGTATGTAGGGAACTCTACTGCTGTGTCACAACTCTAGTAATGTCAAAGGTGTCAGTGTAAATTTTGTCGCTTATCTTAGTGAAATTATGGCTTACTCTTCTGAAAATCCGATCGTACAACTCAAAAAATGCCTAAGCCTGGTTCAGGATGTTAGCACTCACACCGAAGCCAACCGGGCTTTCGAGCAATTGTGTGGGATTATCGATGCTGAGAATCCAATGGCGGCGCAACTTTTGGAGATGCTGTGGGAAGAGGCAATTATGGCGAGGCGATCGGCTTTATTTTGGCAACAAATGAGCGATGTTGAGAAAGATATGGCTAATAGAATGATGGAAAATATGACGCAGATGCGGCAGAATTATTTGCGGTTGATGCAAGAAATGTAGGCAGTAATTGGTAAGTCTGTGTTTGTAGTGAGGACTTTAGTCCTCTCTTTATCAATAAAGTTTTCTAGATGTAGGGTGCCTCAGCGCTGATATTTGAGGAGGCTCAAACAGTTTGTTTCCGAGGCGCCCTACAATAAATTCTGCTACTTCATTAAAGCAGCGCCGCGGTTGTAAAGTTCCCGCGCATAATCAGTCCAAGTTCCCTGTCCCCAATAGCGGAAACAGCTTGTTTGTAGCAGCAAGTTGTAAAGCAAAGCTTGCTGGTATTCCAACTGCTTGGTAACTGAAGCATCTTGCTGCACCAGGGGGTCGTATTTTCTGTGAAATGCAGCGCTGAGTAGATTCATCGGTTCTAACACGTTTTCGTAGCCTTTTACCCAACTCAAATCGTTAGTCCAAGAAGCACCATCCATGTGAAAATTATGGTCGGTTTGCTTGAGTTGGGCGATCGCACTTTCCACTTTTTCCGGTGTCGCACTATCAGGATCGACTAGGTGCCACATTTTGTGCTGGTTAATCCCCTGACAAATCGGATAATCTTCAGGATTAACGCCCGCCGCTTCAATTATCTCCAAATATTCAGTGCCGTTTAAACCAACAACGCCGGATTTTCCCCCGCCTTGTTCGCGGTTTTCGTGCCAAGCTTTGACAAAGGCGCTGGGAAATTCATTCATCATCACGCCGCCATTTTCGCCGTCGGCAATCTGAGTGACTAAAGAAGGAATTGTAATATTGCCAATTTGCTGTTTATTGCGTCCTTTCGCTTCGTAATAAGGCTGCATTTGACCGACCAATTTCGTATCCGAACCTTGGGTTTTAATCAAAGCCGTGATGCTGATTGTTTCGCCGTGAGAGTTGCGGGCGACTAAACGGTTGGGAATATATTTTTGGTCTTGCGACAATCCCGAACCGTCGGGATTTTCTACTGAATGTTCCTGCACCATCAGCCAGCGATAGCCGCATTCTTTCAAAGCTTTGATGTATTCGTAAAGTGTATCTGGGTGATTTGGAAAGTGCATTTCCGGGGGCGAAAAACCTTTAACGCGCTTCAGGGCATCAATGCCAAAAATTGCCGCAAAATGATGTTGCCATGCTTGAATTTGGAGTTTAATGTCGGGAATGGGAGTTGAGGGAATGACGGCGTGACTCCACATTGTCCCCAGCCATTCTACGTGGGGTTGATATTGAGGATCGCAGGTAATCCGCTTGAGATTATCAAAGATATCGTCGCGTCCCATTTGGCGCAATCCCCACAATAAATTGCCCGAATAGTCGAGCATAATTCGCGGGTTGCAGCCTTCGGCAATCAGTTGTGGGATGAATTCCCCCATGCGAGAATAGCACCAAGCAAACACTCCGGCATTGTGGTTATCTCCTTGGTTGGGATGTTCAAACATATTCTGGAGATTGCTGATCAGTTCGCCGTTTGCACCTGCAGGAATTGTCGGTTGGTGCATATGGAGGGCGCAGGCGAATCCGGCTTGAATGTTTTCCAGGCGCAGATTTGTGGTAGGTAGAAAGACAGGCTCGTTGCTATTGGCTGCGGCACTGATTTCTGCTTCCGAGCCGCAAATATTGGGCAATCCTGAGTTGATTTCTTGTAAAATCGGTAAATTGGGAGATTGTGCGATCGCAGGCATAAATTTTTCTCAACAATTGTGGAGGGGCGTTGTCTGCTATTGCTAAGATAGCTAGATACTTTAACAGTAGCAGAGGAAGTCTGCAAAAGATAAATTTCACAAGATAAGTCCGGGAGCGTGGAAGCCCCAAATCACGGGTCAAATGTTTAACACATTTCAAGTAAATAGGCGAGGTATATTATGAAATACGAAATCAAGGTTTTGGAGCCAACGGATTTGTGGTACATCCAAAATAACATCAATCCTGAAACCAATAAATTTTACCATCCCACTAAAAATATTCCGTTGGTTCAGCAAGCGGAAATTAACTTGAACAATTCGGGAGTGATCATTCAAAAAGGTGCGCTGCATTGGTGTATGGGAAAATTGACTTCCGGTGTTTATAAAACGGATAACCGTTTGAAAGATATGTGGGTATCTTTGACAACGGAAATGGACTACAACGCTCCCGTATATCAAGGGACTGGTACGGTGAAACTGGAACCGAGACAAAAAGGCCATTTCCTGCATTATACGCCGATCCAGCTTTCGGATGCGGAGCAGTGGGAGTTTGATGACGGTATCTTTCAGTTTTGTTCGGACAATGTAGTTATCGGTGCTAAAAAACTGAAATTCCGACAAGTGGCTGCTTCTAATGACGGTAGGTGGAGAATTGCTGTTACAGCTTTGCGCGATCAAAAAGCTACTGTTGTAGCAGCTACAAATTCACCGGCTAAGGTTGTCGAACTCAGACAAGGTGAAACTTTGATAGCTGATTGTGATTTGGTTAAAGGATTTACCAAGGGGATTGAAGAAGATTATCGAAAATTAGGTCATTTTGGCAAAGGGGGTGGAGAGGGTTATGTTTGGTATTATCAGGGGAAAGGTAAATTATTAGTATGTGAAAATGATGCTATGGGTTTGGGTTGAGTTGTTTCATTTTTAAAGTAGAGGTTGCTGGAGCAGGGATCGCGGAATTTTATTGGGCAAATATACTAAAAAAATTACGCGAAACTATAGACGCTAGCATAAAAAATCTGGCAACATTATTTTCAGGGTGCAGTTGGAGCGAACTGAGATTTTACACCTCTACTTGGCGGATATTTTATGAATGTAACAAAACTGCTCCTACAGCAGGCGGCGCTTAATGTGCTTGTTGCTTTAACAATGGTTCAACCTGGATTGGCAGCGATGCTCGCTGATTCATCATCGGGGGAACCGAATTTGCTGCCACAGGTACTCGCATACGAGCC includes:
- a CDS encoding DNA-3-methyladenine glycosylase — translated: MSANTQIVESFWLARPSTSVAPDLLGCTLVRQFPDGETIRGIIVETEAYGPGDPACHAYRQRTPRNEVMFGPAGMSYVYLIYGMYHCFNVVTDAEGVASAVLVRALQVDAVPQQFAGIPEKKRSRLAAGPGKLCKVLDIDRTLSGFPLGAGQPLRLEHRSENFQQAVEEGTINFVQTTRIGISQGIDLPWRWYVGNSTAVSQL
- a CDS encoding glycosyltransferase, yielding MSPENPNLTISIILPVLNEAPTIARVISTALEAKNVEIIVADGGSSDGTADIAKSLGVRVISTAPGRATQMNAGAAAATGDILLFLHGDTLLPRGYDDSARQVLANPSAVAGAFELKIDACRLSLRLVETGVNWRSNFLEMPYGDQAIFLHAVTFEKIGGFPDLPLMEDFEFVRRLKKQGRIEIVPQPVQTSARRWQQLGVIKTTAINQIVIIAYFLGVSPDRLAFWYKRQKKNSSKN
- a CDS encoding translation initiation factor — encoded protein: MVDGFLRKLKDAIVGPDGEQVDPDGYYEDASNPGQYGNVTPASQDPYGDPAEYGEYGNVTPASEDPYGDPAEYGEYGNLTPASQDPYGDPADDAGTDYAQFGNVTPASEDPYGDPADYVADAGMFGNVIPASEDPYGDPADEEGFS
- the nadA gene encoding quinolinate synthase NadA translates to MFTTAPAPNFTQTRLPNDLFAAINALKQELNAVILAHYYQDSEIQDIADFIGDSLELARKAANTSADVIVFAGVHFMAETAKILNPDKLVLLPDLNAGCSLADSCPPEAFAAFKADRPGHLVISYINCTAAIKAMSDIICTSSNAVKIVNQIPKNQPIIFGPDRNLGRYVMEQTGRNMEIWQGACIVHENFSEKKIVQLKIENPEAEIIAHPECEPPVLRHANYIGSTTALLKYSQASSSQAFIVATEPGIIHQMQKQAPHKRFIPAPSTNNNCACNECPHMRLNTLEKLYLSLKNQTPEITMPLDIQLAALQPIQRMLEMS
- a CDS encoding glycosyl hydrolase family 57; this encodes MPAIAQSPNLPILQEINSGLPNICGSEAEISAAANSNEPVFLPTTNLRLENIQAGFACALHMHQPTIPAGANGELISNLQNMFEHPNQGDNHNAGVFAWCYSRMGEFIPQLIAEGCNPRIMLDYSGNLLWGLRQMGRDDIFDNLKRITCDPQYQPHVEWLGTMWSHAVIPSTPIPDIKLQIQAWQHHFAAIFGIDALKRVKGFSPPEMHFPNHPDTLYEYIKALKECGYRWLMVQEHSVENPDGSGLSQDQKYIPNRLVARNSHGETISITALIKTQGSDTKLVGQMQPYYEAKGRNKQQIGNITIPSLVTQIADGENGGVMMNEFPSAFVKAWHENREQGGGKSGVVGLNGTEYLEIIEAAGVNPEDYPICQGINQHKMWHLVDPDSATPEKVESAIAQLKQTDHNFHMDGASWTNDLSWVKGYENVLEPMNLLSAAFHRKYDPLVQQDASVTKQLEYQQALLYNLLLQTSCFRYWGQGTWTDYARELYNRGAALMK
- a CDS encoding TIGR04168 family protein, with the protein product MNKAKSIKIAVVGDVHDSWEPEDGEALKHLGVDLVLFVGDFGNESVEVVRAIAQLDIPKAAVFGNHDAWYTATEWGRSQCPYDRAQENWVQQQLDLMGEAHVGYRKRDFPELGVTVVGSRPFTWGGSEWKYADFYSEWFGVESFEESARRIAGAAALADCENVIFLGHTGPTGLGEAPEDPCGRDWKPLGGDWGDPDFAEAIDRTRTTGKHIPLVTFGHMHHKLRHTKHELRKSVEVSAEGTVYLNAASVPRIVEKDGSKLRNFSIVLLENGAVSEVSLVWLGADFAVALEQILYRGAESAAICS
- a CDS encoding glycosyltransferase — protein: MSEKLIVFTRYPEPGTTKTRLIPVLGKTGAANLHRLMAQRTIACALSLEKSRRLSVEIHRAGGSEQLMQDWLGTDIICQNQIDGDLGARMTAAFEKSFNSGAEKTAIIGTDCPDLKAEIMAQAFEKLSQHDLVLGPAQDGGYYLIGLRRSIPELFAGIHWGTSEVFACTRAIAQKLDLNIAYLPTLADIDLPEDLLGLDINILKELKSI
- a CDS encoding photosystem I reaction center subunit VIII — translated: MTGSYAASFLPWIMIPLITWLMPVVVMGLLFIYIESDA
- a CDS encoding photosystem I reaction center protein subunit XI; translation: MPDPRDAELIKPFNGDPFTGHLATPISASDFTKAYLGNLPIYRKGLSPLVRGLEIGLAHGYFLIGPQIVFGPLRDYGEAANLGGLYTALVLVLLGTIGLSLYGLVSFKQDNTSYPSANPMTPDALRNSEGWSQYTAGFFIGGMGGVFLAYFLLENFNGLDAIFRGLVNN